The genomic window TGCAACACGAGGTCTGAGTCGACCAGGAATATGAAATCCACCCTGCCGTCGCGGGCCATGTCAAGGAGCCGATCCTTGTGTGAGGCCACCCTCCACACAAGGTCCTCCTGCCAGTGGTGAGTGATCTCATCGCACACATAGTGTGCAGCAGGGCAGTCACACTGGATCATTCGTGCAGAGCGGCTACGGGCGAAACCTCTGAGCATGCCGCTGGACTCGTCGCAGTCCAAGTTGTCGTCGATGAAAACGTATTCCACGTCCAGCCCGGCCGTGTCCAATCCGGTGATGGACCGAAGGAACAGGTCTAGTACCTGTGGTTTCTGCCGGACTGCGCTTCCTATTAGCACTCTTGCCACGAGGTCCACCTCCCTGTGTCTCATTGTCATCCTTCCACCGGCGGGGTACGGGCAAACTCCAGCTCTCGAGTCTGGGCAGCGGCAAGAGCGCCCAGTGCTGCCCGGGCAACCCCGGCTACTTTCCGGTTCCAGGGATGCTCTGGGTACTCCACTCCCAAGGCTGCCGCTCTCGCGCACGCCACCATCTGTCTTGCACTGATGGACACGTAGTCGGCCACGGCGCGGGTACGGGACCCTGGAGGGTGCTGCCGGGCGTACAGATCTGCGGTTTTCCGGCACTCTCTGCATGTCGCCAAGAGGTCCCGGGGCGACACGGAGGCCGATTCTGCGGCGCAGACCACGGCACGCAGGGCCTCTGCGACCGCGTCAACCCACTGCCTGACCGCCCCCAGTTGGCGGGCGATGATCAACCTGGCCGCCGGTCCCGCAACCAGGCTGCACCCGTGCGTGAGCGCCTTCGTCACGTGCTGGATCGCTTCGGAGTGTCGACCAGAAAGCGAGCAGGCGATGCCCAGGATGAGAAGGAAGTCCGGATCGTCCGGCGCGATCTCGAGGGCTCTTGCGGCAACCGACGCAAGCTCATGTGACCGGGCCGATCTCAGGAGCCCTGTGCAAAGGAGCAGCAGAGCGTCTTTGAAATACCCCTCGGTCCCCCTCATGAGGGTTAAGGCCTTTCGAGCATCCGTCACCGCAGCGTCCACGTCGCCCATTTGGATATGCTCCACGCCGAGGCAGAAATGGAGAAACGGGTCGCGCTCATCACTTGCCAAGGCTCTTTCGATGATCCGGATGTTCCGCTCTCGCTTGGCCTTTGACTCCACCTCGTCTGCCAGATAACCGAAGTGCTTCACGGTCAGGTCGGACCGGGCAAGACATCCGGGTCCGGACTGGCGCCTGATGGAGTTGACCACCTGTTCATGGATTCGGCCCTCAAACCGGTACTGTGGCCTGTGACGGAAGAGTCTCACTGCCTCGTCGAAGAGAGTCTCGCACCCCGTCCCAACGTGGCTGTGTATGTTGACGAAGTAGCCTTCCACGTGTGATGCCGAGAGAAGGATCTCCAAGTAGTTGGGGTCTACGGGGTCGAGTACTTCGTCCGCATCCAATACGAGCACCCAGTCCCCATTGGCAGCGGCTAGCCCGGCATTTCGAGGCACCGAGAAATCGTCAGTCCACGGACACTCGAGCACCAGTGCCCCATATCCCGCCGCCACCTCGCGGGTGCGGTCCAGCGATCCGGTGTCCACCAGCACGATTTCCTCGACGATATGCCGGACGCTCGCTATGCACGCCCCGATCCTTCTCTCCTCATCCTTTGCGATCATACACAAGCTGACTTGGGGCGTCTGTTTCACGGCGCGAGCCTCCCAGAATCACCGAACCGGAGAGACACAAGGTTCTTCAGGCTCCTGGCCTTGCTCTCGAAGTACCGGACGGCTGCTCGCCACCCGGCCGGCCCGAACCCTTGAAGGTAGGCAAGACCTGACGCTGCCAGACGACGACACTCCTCTGTCCGGTCACCGTCCAAACCTCTCAGACAACACTCAACCAGACTCAACGTCGTCTGTAAGGCGGTTCTCTCGTGCGCTCTGGGTACCACGACGGACGCCCGTCCACCCTGCGTCATGGACAGGAGGTTGATGAGCGCGAGGGCAGGACCGCGCCCCCCGGGGTCCCGCCACAGGCCCAAGGCCTTGGTTTTCGCCTCACGGAGACGTCCACCAATGCTGAGTCCGGCTATCTCATCGACTCTCATGCTCACGTCCAAGGCACGTGAAGGCGCGCACTGACGGGCTCGGTCGAGGGCCACCAGAGCGGTTGGGATCCTGCCTCCGTAGACCCAGTACCTGATCCGAGCGCGCAGATGTTCCTGGGTCGGTGTGCGGTCGGACTCGCGGACCCCAGCCTCCACAAGGCACTCGCAGGCAAGGGCTGCGGAACCGGCCTCGAAGAATAGGGCAGCCAGCGTCTCGGCCTGGGCTGGACGCCGGAGGTATCCCGCAGCCTTTACCTCCGCAAATACTTGGGAAAGCCCGGACGATTGGACCCCAGCAAGGAAGAGGCTAGAAAGCGCAGGGATATCG from Bacillota bacterium includes these protein-coding regions:
- a CDS encoding glycosyl transferase produces the protein MRHREVDLVARVLIGSAVRQKPQVLDLFLRSITGLDTAGLDVEYVFIDDNLDCDESSGMLRGFARSRSARMIQCDCPAAHYVCDEITHHWQEDLVWRVASHKDRLLDMARDGRVDFIFLVDSDLVLHPRTLVHLVSLGLEVVSEVYWTKWEPNFPPLPQVWIRDQYTLYRAGRGESLGQQEVAQR
- a CDS encoding glycosyltransferase is translated as MKQTPQVSLCMIAKDEERRIGACIASVRHIVEEIVLVDTGSLDRTREVAAGYGALVLECPWTDDFSVPRNAGLAAANGDWVLVLDADEVLDPVDPNYLEILLSASHVEGYFVNIHSHVGTGCETLFDEAVRLFRHRPQYRFEGRIHEQVVNSIRRQSGPGCLARSDLTVKHFGYLADEVESKAKRERNIRIIERALASDERDPFLHFCLGVEHIQMGDVDAAVTDARKALTLMRGTEGYFKDALLLLCTGLLRSARSHELASVAARALEIAPDDPDFLLILGIACSLSGRHSEAIQHVTKALTHGCSLVAGPAARLIIARQLGAVRQWVDAVAEALRAVVCAAESASVSPRDLLATCRECRKTADLYARQHPPGSRTRAVADYVSISARQMVACARAAALGVEYPEHPWNRKVAGVARAALGALAAAQTRELEFARTPPVEG